The proteins below are encoded in one region of Sinorhizobium meliloti:
- a CDS encoding RidA family protein produces the protein MKRDNINALNAPQPRGGYSQAVSIEDFRRVLFVSGQIPVTSDDVVPEGFEAQARQVWLNVDAQLKAAGMSKTDIVKVTTYLADRQHVMENREIRNDYLGSLAPAMTVVITGIFDSAWLMEVEVVAAQ, from the coding sequence ATGAAACGCGACAACATCAATGCCCTGAATGCACCGCAGCCGCGCGGGGGGTATTCACAGGCTGTCAGCATCGAGGATTTCCGGCGCGTGCTTTTCGTCAGCGGCCAAATTCCGGTAACGTCGGACGACGTCGTGCCGGAGGGCTTCGAGGCGCAGGCGCGCCAGGTCTGGCTGAACGTCGATGCGCAGCTCAAGGCGGCCGGCATGTCGAAAACCGACATCGTCAAGGTCACGACCTATCTCGCCGACAGGCAGCACGTCATGGAGAACCGCGAGATCCGCAACGACTATCTCGGCTCGTTGGCTCCGGCAATGACGGTGGTGATCACCGGCATTTTCGATTCGGCCTGGCTCATGGAAGTCGAAGTGGTCGCGGCGCAATAG
- a CDS encoding acetyl/propionyl/methylcrotonyl-CoA carboxylase subunit alpha: protein MFSKLLIANRGEIACRILRTARRLGIRTVAVYSDADGDALHVALADEAIRIGGAPAAESYLASAPIVQAARSVGAQAIHPGYGFLSENADFAEAVAEAGMIFVGPPPAAIRAMGLKDAAKALMERSGVPVVPGYHGEEQDAPFLADRAREIGYPVLIKARAGGGGKGMRRVERQEDFGPALEAARREAESAFGDGSVLLERYLTKPRHIEMQVFGDRHGNIVHLFERDCSLQRRHQKVIEEAPAPGMTAEVRRAMGDAAVRAAQAIGYVGAGTVEFIADVTNGLWPDHFYFMEMNTRLQVEHPVTEAITGIDLVEWQLRVASGEPLPKKQADISMNGWAFEARLYAEDPARGFLPATGRLTELSFPEGTSRVDSGVRQGDTITPYYDPLIAKLIVHGQNRSAALGRLQDALKECRIGGTVTNRDFLIRLTEEHDFRSGHPDTGLIDREIERLTAPVAPGDEALALAAIVSIGALDPNRSTDPWSSLGSWQIWGDAHRMVVIAHADVRATVTLASRGRDQFAVRAGASTLPVLVLDRFEGGARLEVAGQKRLIRFSRDREALTLFHGGRNLVFHVPDGLTGGQSSEIADDELVAPMPGLVKLVRVGAGDAVTKGQALVVMEAMKMELTLSASREGTIANVHVAEGAQVSEGTVLVTLMEEAAQ, encoded by the coding sequence ATGTTTTCGAAGCTCCTGATTGCCAATCGCGGTGAAATCGCCTGCCGCATCCTCCGCACCGCGCGACGGCTCGGCATCCGCACCGTCGCCGTCTATTCCGACGCTGACGGAGACGCGCTGCACGTGGCGCTCGCCGACGAGGCGATCCGGATCGGGGGGGCGCCCGCCGCCGAAAGCTATCTGGCGAGCGCTCCTATCGTTCAAGCGGCAAGAAGCGTCGGCGCACAAGCCATTCATCCGGGCTATGGTTTCCTGTCGGAGAACGCCGATTTCGCGGAGGCTGTCGCAGAAGCAGGCATGATATTCGTCGGGCCGCCGCCGGCCGCAATCCGCGCCATGGGTCTCAAGGACGCGGCCAAGGCTCTCATGGAACGATCCGGCGTACCGGTCGTGCCCGGCTACCACGGCGAAGAGCAGGATGCACCCTTTCTTGCCGACAGGGCACGGGAAATCGGCTATCCGGTGCTGATCAAGGCGCGGGCGGGCGGCGGCGGCAAAGGCATGCGCCGGGTCGAGCGGCAGGAGGATTTCGGCCCCGCGCTGGAGGCCGCACGGCGGGAGGCCGAATCCGCCTTCGGCGACGGTTCGGTGCTTCTCGAACGCTATCTGACGAAGCCGCGTCACATCGAGATGCAGGTCTTCGGCGACCGGCACGGCAATATCGTCCACCTCTTCGAGCGCGACTGCTCGCTGCAACGCCGGCATCAGAAGGTGATAGAGGAGGCGCCGGCGCCCGGCATGACGGCCGAGGTCCGCCGTGCGATGGGGGATGCCGCGGTCAGGGCCGCCCAGGCGATCGGCTATGTCGGTGCAGGCACCGTGGAGTTCATCGCCGACGTGACCAACGGCCTCTGGCCGGATCACTTCTATTTCATGGAGATGAACACGCGGCTGCAGGTGGAGCATCCCGTCACGGAAGCGATCACCGGCATCGATCTCGTGGAATGGCAGTTGCGGGTCGCTAGCGGCGAGCCGCTGCCGAAGAAACAGGCCGATATTTCAATGAACGGCTGGGCCTTCGAGGCGCGCCTCTATGCGGAGGATCCGGCCCGGGGCTTCCTGCCGGCGACCGGCCGGCTGACGGAATTGAGCTTTCCCGAGGGGACTTCGCGGGTCGATTCCGGCGTCCGGCAGGGGGATACGATCACGCCCTATTACGATCCGCTGATTGCCAAGTTGATCGTACATGGCCAGAACCGTTCGGCGGCGCTCGGCCGGTTGCAGGATGCTCTCAAGGAATGCCGCATAGGCGGCACGGTCACGAACCGCGACTTTCTCATCCGCCTGACGGAAGAGCATGATTTCCGCTCTGGCCACCCGGATACGGGGCTGATCGACCGGGAGATCGAGCGACTGACCGCTCCGGTCGCACCTGGTGACGAGGCGCTGGCGCTGGCGGCGATAGTTTCGATCGGCGCGCTCGACCCGAATAGGTCGACCGATCCATGGTCGTCGCTCGGCTCCTGGCAGATCTGGGGCGACGCGCACCGCATGGTGGTGATCGCCCATGCGGACGTGCGCGCAACCGTCACCTTGGCTTCGCGCGGCCGTGACCAGTTCGCCGTGCGTGCCGGTGCGAGCACGCTGCCCGTCCTCGTGCTCGACCGCTTCGAGGGCGGTGCCCGGCTCGAGGTGGCCGGGCAGAAGCGCCTGATCCGTTTCTCACGGGATCGCGAGGCGTTGACGCTCTTCCATGGCGGGCGCAACCTGGTGTTCCATGTGCCGGACGGATTGACCGGCGGGCAGAGCAGCGAGATCGCCGACGACGAGTTGGTCGCGCCGATGCCGGGTCTCGTGAAGCTGGTGCGGGTCGGCGCCGGCGACGCAGTGACAAAGGGACAGGCGCTTGTCGTGATGGAGGCGATGAAGATGGAACTGACGCTCTCGGCCTCACGCGAGGGCACGATCGCCAATGTGCATGTGGCGGAAGGCGCTCAGGTCAGCGAGGGCACAGTGCTCGTGACGCTGATGGAGGAGGCTGCGCAATGA
- a CDS encoding hydroxymethylglutaryl-CoA lyase, producing the protein MTSPAKERVTIVEVAPRDGLQNESRLVATEDKVGLVDLLSDCGYERIEVTSFVSPRWVPQLADAPAVMAGIVRRPGTRYAALTPNMRGFEAALAASADEVAIFASASESFSEKNINCSIAESIERFRPVAEASRHRGVPLRGYVSCVVECPYEGAIVPAETARVARLLADLGCYEISLGDTIGRGTPEAVDAMLAAALREIDAPKLAGHFHDTSGRALENIAVALERGIRVFDASAGGLGGCPYAPGAAGNVDTLAVNAFLEAQGFATGLNSEKLDRAAAFARSLRSTA; encoded by the coding sequence ATGACGTCGCCGGCAAAGGAGCGCGTCACGATTGTCGAGGTGGCGCCGCGCGACGGTCTTCAAAACGAGTCGCGGCTCGTTGCTACCGAGGACAAGGTCGGGCTCGTCGATCTGCTCTCCGACTGCGGTTACGAGCGCATCGAAGTAACGAGCTTCGTCAGTCCCCGCTGGGTACCGCAATTGGCCGACGCGCCGGCTGTCATGGCTGGTATCGTCCGGCGGCCGGGCACGCGTTACGCGGCACTGACGCCCAATATGCGCGGCTTCGAGGCGGCGCTTGCGGCTAGCGCCGACGAGGTGGCGATCTTTGCCTCGGCGTCGGAAAGCTTCTCCGAAAAGAACATCAACTGCTCGATTGCCGAAAGCATCGAGCGTTTTCGGCCGGTCGCCGAGGCAAGCCGGCATCGAGGCGTTCCCCTGCGGGGCTATGTGAGCTGTGTCGTCGAATGTCCCTATGAGGGCGCGATCGTGCCGGCGGAGACCGCCCGCGTCGCGCGGCTGCTTGCCGACCTCGGCTGCTACGAGATCAGTCTCGGCGACACGATCGGGCGCGGCACGCCGGAAGCGGTTGATGCGATGCTGGCCGCGGCGCTCCGCGAGATCGATGCACCGAAACTCGCCGGACATTTCCACGATACGTCCGGCCGGGCACTGGAGAATATCGCGGTGGCACTGGAGCGCGGTATCAGGGTTTTCGACGCCTCCGCCGGCGGGCTCGGCGGCTGTCCTTATGCGCCGGGAGCGGCCGGCAATGTCGATACGCTTGCCGTGAACGCCTTTCTCGAGGCGCAGGGTTTTGCCACCGGCCTCAACTCGGAAAAACTCGACCGCGCCGCTGCTTTTGCACGATCGCTGAGGAGCACAGCATGA
- a CDS encoding crotonase/enoyl-CoA hydratase family protein has translation MTFDTIRCAIDQRGVARVTLARSEKHNALSATMIGELTAVAGRLATDASIRAVILDAEGKSFCAGGDLDWMRQQFSADRPTRIAEATRLAMMLKALNDLPKPLIARVHGNAFGGGVGLISVCDTVIAASGAQFGLTETRLGLIPATISPYVIARTGEARARPLFMSARVFGAEEAKVAGFVTTVVDGTMLDGAVEAAVTAYLVAAPGAAGRAKRLARSLGLPITDAVIAATIEQLADTWETDEAREGVSAFFERRNPSWRQ, from the coding sequence ATGACCTTCGATACGATCCGTTGTGCCATCGACCAGCGCGGGGTCGCCCGGGTGACGCTTGCCCGTTCGGAAAAGCACAATGCGCTTTCCGCCACCATGATCGGCGAATTGACGGCCGTCGCAGGCCGGCTCGCAACCGATGCATCGATCAGGGCCGTCATTCTCGACGCGGAAGGCAAGAGTTTCTGTGCCGGCGGCGATCTCGACTGGATGCGTCAGCAGTTTTCCGCCGACCGGCCGACGCGGATTGCCGAGGCGACGCGGCTTGCGATGATGTTGAAGGCGCTGAACGATCTGCCGAAGCCGCTCATCGCACGCGTGCATGGGAACGCCTTCGGCGGCGGCGTCGGGCTGATCAGCGTCTGCGACACGGTGATCGCCGCTTCCGGTGCTCAATTCGGCCTGACCGAAACGCGCCTCGGGCTGATCCCGGCGACGATCAGCCCATATGTCATTGCCCGGACAGGCGAGGCGAGGGCGCGGCCGCTGTTCATGTCGGCGCGGGTGTTCGGTGCGGAGGAGGCGAAGGTCGCGGGCTTCGTGACGACGGTCGTCGACGGCACCATGCTGGACGGGGCGGTCGAAGCCGCGGTGACGGCCTATCTCGTCGCGGCTCCGGGCGCTGCCGGGCGGGCGAAGCGGCTTGCGCGGTCGCTGGGCCTTCCCATCACCGACGCCGTCATCGCCGCAACGATAGAGCAGCTTGCCGATACCTGGGAAACGGACGAAGCACGGGAGGGCGTGTCGGCCTTCTTCGAACGGCGCAATCCCTCCTGGCGGCAATGA
- a CDS encoding antitoxin Xre/MbcA/ParS toxin-binding domain-containing protein, translated as MMAVDFQIAAARFGDDHSPFLSARLVADWLGVTLAELAKLIGVARNTLTAKSGARKVDSALSKVVRILAMASEMAGDEARAVIWFKHQPIPGWGGKTAFDLVGEGKADKVLAYLESVRAGVYA; from the coding sequence ATGATGGCCGTTGATTTCCAGATAGCTGCAGCCCGTTTCGGGGACGATCATTCCCCGTTTCTCTCGGCCCGCCTTGTCGCCGACTGGTTAGGCGTCACGCTCGCCGAACTCGCCAAGCTGATCGGTGTCGCCCGCAATACGCTGACGGCGAAATCCGGCGCCCGGAAGGTCGACAGCGCCTTGAGCAAGGTCGTCCGCATCCTCGCCATGGCTTCCGAAATGGCGGGCGACGAAGCCCGCGCCGTCATCTGGTTCAAGCACCAGCCTATCCCCGGCTGGGGCGGCAAGACGGCGTTCGATCTGGTCGGCGAGGGCAAGGCCGACAAGGTGCTCGCCTATCTCGAATCGGTACGTGCCGGCGTCTACGCTTAA
- a CDS encoding RES family NAD+ phosphorylase: MRKHIPPASRPDSEPTSPVEPITLWRAFVPRWAHMPLSGAGAARFGGRWNPIGMPAIYAARELSTAWAEYNQGFVQHPALIVQLELRGARLADLTDASVLLELGVDEAIHRCEWRDALDKGAVPETHRLQSELLARDYHGVIYPSFMSPGGTCVALWRWNGAEEPRLDVIDPDGRLPKSPASWV, encoded by the coding sequence ATGAGGAAACACATTCCGCCCGCATCGCGACCCGATTCGGAACCGACGTCGCCGGTCGAGCCGATAACGCTCTGGCGCGCCTTCGTTCCGCGCTGGGCACATATGCCGCTATCCGGCGCGGGTGCCGCTCGCTTCGGTGGCCGCTGGAACCCGATCGGCATGCCTGCGATTTATGCTGCGCGCGAGCTTTCCACTGCCTGGGCTGAATATAATCAGGGTTTCGTCCAGCATCCGGCGCTCATCGTGCAGCTCGAGTTGCGCGGGGCGAGGCTCGCGGACCTCACGGATGCCAGCGTTCTTCTGGAGCTTGGTGTGGATGAGGCGATCCATCGCTGCGAATGGCGTGATGCGCTCGACAAAGGCGCGGTGCCGGAGACCCACAGGCTGCAGTCGGAGCTTCTGGCGCGCGACTATCACGGGGTGATCTATCCATCCTTCATGTCGCCCGGCGGCACCTGCGTCGCGCTCTGGCGCTGGAACGGTGCGGAAGAACCGCGTCTCGACGTCATCGATCCCGATGGCCGGCTGCCGAAATCGCCCGCCTCATGGGTTTGA